A single region of the Solwaraspora sp. WMMD406 genome encodes:
- a CDS encoding helix-turn-helix transcriptional regulator has product MSTYGGVARILKFIRNHSGMTQDQLADRINVSSSLIAKFETNRAIPKPDTARHLDALFDGGDMFQELAAEARANLGKPIWVRSWLEHESNATMVRSFQPLFVPGLLQTEEYARAILTYAGTRVADIEAAVDARLGRAGVLHRSDMPCRLFAVIDEAVLRRPVGGPEVMRDQLQAIVKACAGPTVEVAVVPSTVGAYPGLNGPLAIATVEGRNVAFLDGPMGGQVIEDSDQVAMLEELWEGVRGYALPRQPSLDLITEAAEAWN; this is encoded by the coding sequence ATGAGCACCTACGGTGGCGTGGCGCGAATCCTGAAATTCATTCGTAACCATTCGGGCATGACACAAGACCAGCTGGCCGATCGGATCAACGTATCGTCGTCCTTGATCGCGAAGTTCGAGACCAACCGGGCCATCCCCAAGCCGGACACCGCGCGGCACCTGGACGCCCTGTTCGACGGGGGCGACATGTTCCAGGAGCTGGCCGCCGAGGCGCGGGCCAACCTCGGCAAGCCGATCTGGGTCCGCTCCTGGCTGGAACACGAGAGCAACGCGACGATGGTCCGCTCGTTCCAGCCATTGTTCGTGCCCGGTCTGCTGCAGACCGAGGAGTACGCCCGGGCCATCCTGACCTACGCCGGCACCCGGGTCGCCGACATCGAGGCCGCCGTCGACGCCCGGCTGGGCCGGGCCGGTGTGCTGCACCGCTCCGACATGCCGTGCCGGCTGTTCGCGGTGATCGACGAGGCAGTGTTACGCCGGCCGGTCGGCGGCCCGGAGGTGATGCGCGACCAGCTCCAGGCGATCGTCAAAGCGTGCGCCGGACCGACCGTCGAGGTGGCGGTGGTGCCGTCCACGGTCGGTGCCTACCCCGGCCTCAACGGGCCGCTGGCGATCGCCACCGTCGAGGGCCGCAACGTCGCCTTCCTGGACGGGCCGATGGGCGGCCAGGTGATCGAGGACTCCGACCAGGTCGCGATGCTCGAAGAACTCTGGGAAGGCGTCCGGGGTTACGCTCTGCCGCGACAGCCGTCCCTCGATCTGATCACGGAGGCCGCAGAGGCATGGAACTGA
- the cas7u gene encoding type I-U CRISPR-associated RAMP protein Csb1/Cas7u: protein MRSLDLDVLLAAGSPGGSSCLTSTTTLEPAGGRHTSVAPAKFAPERGKGSVYAYEQRFLGDESRYAAIIDSKQSQLNRAEQALAQAIEDGHPLLSRVPHVQVTYERDGAVERYYDLTLPHRIFDGHIRAGTIDGVPTTQTPAYRAVRDASPANARALLETSPITLVFGGWDSSRRSRQGRWRSALVGEIVGFVAASRDDTGVLSAPRPALRGGARVDPVGMQINLDKKTMTETATRQQAELSPGTYSKIVKTANAIKVGTAESASALGLGGIPPTLDQLAGVACDTIIRTHVLSFATLRQMRFGAGVDGDAACRALLAALALNALARSDAELCLRANCDLVEAEQPKVRLDQRGGSFADVEPLSIDAADLLLGEALAHAEKVADVTWSGLAMRVVGNPDIVSGALETGDDA, encoded by the coding sequence CCGCCGGGTCGCCCGGCGGGTCGAGCTGTTTGACGTCGACGACCACGTTGGAGCCGGCCGGTGGCCGGCACACGTCGGTCGCGCCGGCCAAGTTCGCCCCCGAGCGCGGGAAGGGGTCCGTGTACGCGTACGAGCAGCGGTTCCTCGGTGACGAGAGCCGTTACGCCGCGATCATCGACAGCAAGCAATCCCAGCTCAACCGCGCCGAGCAGGCCCTTGCTCAGGCCATCGAGGATGGACATCCGCTGCTGTCGCGGGTGCCGCACGTGCAGGTCACCTACGAGCGGGACGGCGCGGTCGAGCGCTACTACGACCTTACGCTGCCACATAGGATCTTCGACGGTCACATTCGCGCCGGCACGATCGACGGGGTGCCGACGACGCAGACTCCGGCGTACCGGGCGGTGCGCGACGCCAGCCCGGCCAACGCGCGGGCGCTGCTGGAAACCAGCCCGATCACGCTGGTCTTCGGCGGCTGGGATTCGAGCCGGCGCAGCCGGCAGGGCCGCTGGCGTAGCGCCCTGGTCGGGGAGATCGTCGGTTTCGTCGCGGCGAGCCGGGACGACACCGGCGTGTTGAGCGCGCCACGGCCCGCGTTGCGCGGTGGCGCGCGGGTCGACCCGGTCGGCATGCAGATCAACCTCGACAAGAAGACGATGACCGAGACGGCGACCCGGCAGCAGGCCGAGTTGAGCCCCGGCACGTACAGCAAGATCGTCAAAACTGCCAACGCGATCAAGGTCGGCACCGCGGAGTCGGCGTCCGCGCTCGGTCTCGGTGGCATCCCGCCGACCCTGGACCAGCTGGCCGGCGTCGCCTGCGACACCATCATCCGTACGCACGTGTTGTCGTTCGCGACGCTGCGGCAGATGCGCTTCGGGGCCGGCGTCGACGGCGACGCCGCCTGCCGGGCGCTGCTGGCCGCGTTGGCGCTCAACGCGCTCGCCCGCTCCGACGCCGAACTGTGCCTGCGGGCCAACTGCGACCTGGTCGAAGCCGAGCAGCCGAAGGTCCGGCTCGACCAGCGCGGCGGGTCGTTCGCCGACGTCGAGCCGCTGAGCATCGACGCCGCCGACCTGCTGCTCGGCGAGGCCCTCGCGCACGCTGAGAAGGTCGCCGACGTCACCTGGTCGGGCCTGGCGATGCGGGTCGTCGGCAACCCGGACATCGTCTCCGGCGCGCTCGAAACGGGTGACGACGCGTGA
- the cas2 gene encoding CRISPR-associated endonuclease Cas2 → MSLDDVRRYLIAYDVSDDVRRTKVAKKLESYGDRVQYSVFVVDARPAKILRLRDALTDMINQGTDSILFCDLGTLRERASRSLDVIGQGRPITGHGPAIL, encoded by the coding sequence ATGAGCCTGGACGACGTACGGCGCTACTTGATCGCGTACGACGTCTCCGACGACGTACGGCGGACAAAGGTCGCCAAGAAGCTCGAATCGTACGGCGACCGCGTCCAGTACAGCGTGTTCGTCGTTGACGCCCGTCCGGCGAAGATCCTGCGGCTGCGGGACGCGCTCACCGACATGATCAACCAGGGTACGGATTCGATCCTGTTCTGTGACCTGGGTACGCTTCGGGAGCGTGCCAGCCGATCGCTTGATGTGATCGGCCAGGGTCGCCCGATCACCGGGCACGGTCCGGCGATCCTGTAG
- the cas3u gene encoding type I-U CRISPR-associated helicase/endonuclease Cas3, protein MSVGRADFGAFFAAVRAGQQPFRWQERLLDHLLATGRWPDQLVAPTGAGKTSVIDVHVFAVAMMAAGHPVRVPRRLALVVDRRALVDDQHRHATTIADLLAAARDDRTVLARVAAALGGLRTGQVDPTASPLTVALLRGGAPPSRSWLDEPVGAAVLCATPDMWGSRLLLAGYGSRAQARPREAGLLAYDTVAVVDEAHLSRQLVTTARRVAELAVVADEQLGVPVLQVVETTATPHADAGVAVGVEADDLAVDAPLRQRLTTPKPVTLLPVPTWPIPRSGPAAKAGVAALADEAVRLREAHGATVGCFVNTVAVAAAVAAELRARDLKVELICGRLRPYDVDRLRPPASNLLSLGGDPTVDVLVSTQSLEVGVDLDLAAAVTELAPGGALAQRAGRVNRLGVRPATEVSVVVPAGELPDAAQSGPYQRDDLAAALTWLAGRAADPAGLAPWALRDPRPPAPALRRDLLQRLELAQAWHLARTSDDLAAAPDDLDLWLSDDLDAADHEFGIVVRRALPADTSDAVRLIEALPPRPHEVFPVSIRQSPEISRRIDDIATAAVRARRDPPPTPILVRPGESAPRPLTAGERIRPGDQLVIDDTTELFTSGVVDPAGTERVDDVLDALADPKPGDIVLRIERDTAAHRRFLDAVAATIVDQDDPESHGAVEPDPEEVAQLLRMHRDELTPRPMVIAAAALLDRPETERAGAQVIPHWQDSDDGKPELARLIVVDLRKATVDDELRQTWTPRRRKVLLSQHADAVAERAETVGDRLGLPAELVAVLRLAGLHHDDGKSDERFQKRLAADPTELLAKSKVRDARRDRKLLKESRLPTGWRHEQLSVVRAWPNLSTQDDANRELIARLVGTSHGHGRHGFPHTAGQLVGTVDTTAIDATAVNATAVDLFDEGRWDELIERTHRRWGVWGCAYLEALLRAADGQVSAEGS, encoded by the coding sequence GTGAGCGTCGGCCGCGCCGACTTCGGCGCCTTCTTCGCCGCCGTCCGCGCCGGACAGCAGCCGTTCCGCTGGCAGGAGCGGCTGCTCGACCACCTGCTGGCCACCGGCCGCTGGCCGGACCAGCTGGTCGCGCCGACCGGCGCCGGCAAGACCAGCGTCATCGACGTACACGTGTTCGCCGTGGCGATGATGGCCGCCGGCCACCCCGTACGGGTGCCGCGCCGGCTCGCCCTCGTCGTCGACCGCCGGGCCCTCGTCGACGACCAGCACCGCCACGCGACGACGATCGCCGACCTGCTGGCGGCCGCCCGAGACGACCGGACCGTGCTGGCTCGGGTCGCCGCCGCACTCGGCGGCCTGCGTACCGGGCAGGTGGATCCGACCGCGAGTCCGCTGACGGTGGCGTTGCTGCGCGGCGGCGCACCACCGTCACGGTCCTGGCTGGACGAGCCGGTTGGTGCCGCCGTGCTCTGCGCCACCCCGGACATGTGGGGTTCGCGGCTGCTGCTCGCCGGCTACGGGTCGCGGGCACAGGCCCGGCCGCGCGAAGCCGGACTGCTCGCCTACGACACCGTCGCCGTCGTCGACGAGGCGCACCTGTCCCGGCAGCTGGTGACCACCGCCCGCCGGGTCGCCGAGCTGGCCGTCGTCGCCGACGAGCAGCTCGGCGTACCGGTGCTGCAGGTCGTCGAGACCACCGCCACGCCGCACGCCGACGCCGGGGTCGCGGTCGGCGTCGAAGCCGACGATCTGGCCGTGGACGCGCCGCTGCGGCAGCGGCTGACCACCCCGAAGCCGGTCACCCTGCTGCCGGTCCCGACCTGGCCGATCCCGCGCAGCGGCCCGGCCGCCAAGGCGGGCGTCGCGGCGCTCGCCGACGAGGCGGTACGGCTGCGCGAGGCGCACGGCGCGACGGTCGGCTGTTTCGTCAACACCGTCGCGGTCGCCGCCGCCGTCGCCGCCGAACTGCGGGCGCGTGACCTCAAGGTCGAGCTGATCTGTGGGCGGCTGCGGCCGTACGACGTGGATCGGCTGCGGCCGCCGGCGTCGAACCTGCTCAGCCTCGGCGGTGACCCGACGGTCGACGTCCTGGTCAGTACGCAGAGCCTCGAAGTCGGTGTCGACCTTGATCTGGCGGCCGCCGTGACCGAGCTCGCTCCCGGTGGGGCGCTCGCCCAGCGGGCCGGCCGGGTCAACCGGCTCGGCGTCCGTCCCGCCACCGAGGTCAGCGTCGTGGTGCCGGCCGGCGAGCTGCCCGACGCGGCCCAGTCCGGGCCGTACCAGCGGGACGACCTGGCGGCCGCCCTCACCTGGCTGGCCGGGCGGGCCGCCGACCCGGCGGGCCTCGCCCCGTGGGCGTTGCGCGACCCACGGCCGCCGGCCCCGGCGCTGCGTCGCGACCTGCTGCAACGGCTGGAGTTGGCCCAGGCGTGGCACCTTGCTCGGACCAGCGACGACCTCGCCGCCGCGCCGGACGACCTCGACCTGTGGCTCTCCGACGACCTCGACGCAGCCGACCACGAGTTCGGCATCGTCGTGCGACGGGCGCTGCCAGCCGACACCTCAGACGCCGTACGGCTGATCGAAGCCCTGCCGCCCCGCCCGCACGAGGTCTTTCCGGTGTCGATCCGGCAGTCGCCGGAGATCAGCAGGCGGATCGACGACATCGCTACGGCAGCTGTCAGGGCCCGCCGGGACCCGCCGCCCACGCCGATACTGGTCCGGCCCGGAGAGTCCGCGCCGCGCCCGTTGACCGCCGGAGAGCGGATCCGCCCTGGTGATCAGCTGGTCATCGACGACACGACCGAGCTGTTCACCTCCGGCGTCGTCGACCCGGCCGGCACCGAACGCGTCGACGACGTGCTCGACGCCCTCGCCGACCCGAAACCCGGCGACATCGTGCTCCGGATCGAACGCGACACCGCCGCGCACCGCCGGTTCCTCGACGCCGTCGCCGCCACCATCGTCGACCAGGACGACCCGGAGAGCCATGGTGCCGTGGAACCCGACCCGGAGGAGGTCGCCCAGCTGCTGCGGATGCACCGCGACGAGCTGACGCCGCGCCCGATGGTGATCGCGGCGGCCGCCCTGCTCGACCGGCCGGAGACCGAACGGGCCGGGGCTCAGGTGATCCCGCACTGGCAGGATTCCGATGACGGCAAGCCGGAACTCGCCCGGCTGATCGTCGTCGACCTGCGCAAGGCCACCGTCGACGACGAGTTGCGCCAGACGTGGACCCCGCGCCGCCGGAAGGTGCTGCTGAGCCAGCACGCCGACGCCGTCGCCGAACGCGCCGAAACGGTCGGCGACCGGCTCGGCCTTCCCGCCGAACTGGTGGCGGTGCTGAGGCTGGCCGGCCTGCACCACGACGACGGTAAATCGGATGAACGCTTCCAAAAGCGGCTCGCCGCCGACCCGACCGAGCTGCTGGCCAAGAGCAAAGTACGGGACGCACGACGGGACCGGAAGCTGCTGAAGGAGTCCCGGCTGCCGACCGGATGGCGCCACGAGCAACTCTCCGTCGTCCGGGCCTGGCCGAACCTGTCCACCCAGGACGATGCCAACCGAGAGCTGATCGCCCGGCTGGTCGGCACCAGCCACGGACACGGCCGGCACGGCTTCCCCCACACCGCCGGGCAGCTCGTCGGCACTGTCGACACCACCGCCATTGACGCTACCGCCGTCAACGCCACCGCCGTCGACCTGTTCGACGAAGGCCGGTGGGACGAACTGATCGAACGCACCCATCGCCGGTGGGGGGTGTGGGGCTGCGCCTACCTGGAAGCGCTGCTCCGCGCCGCCGACGGGCAGGTATCCGCGGAGGGATCGTGA
- the csb2 gene encoding type I-U CRISPR-associated protein Csb2: MSFAIVAEPVLGVYKGHVGSGELDPLPSPARLHAALLCAAAQGVRAVADGDSLQPCDTDREALRWLEANPPDGIAVPQTLPNGGGAATAYRQEGLIVKEGRGPLAEKLVGKPAVTGVAVTGRYAWTWEQPPPEPVAAALTALCPEVPYLGTTESPVRLVVADAEPTHRLDPDADLFTGDGLDLAVATAGRSDALEAAHRETTAVPPVKSDAHRSSEKTVAPPTVTAGVELGRYTPRTSPPPLTPWTSVLLFRMREPVPPQLRVRYAVAVHRALISLVGDGAPAILTGTYADDARQPVNRCAIQFVGPNAPHVGGTAMALLLPRDADDIDLTLIRMAAHHLRQVKVAAGPFTLDPPVEVAADEFWPEPAAGTQRWWQTDPVAVPDSRPPRGHVRNWTLADAAALSVALVWRDEFESVPERGEARYQALARAAAERGVRVESAVRVMDGDVGRYVHKVHSDTIIQPYRAVLNLGNLTGPRTIAAIGQSRHLGGGLLVPRDLPEAIARRLAR, encoded by the coding sequence GTGAGCTTCGCGATCGTCGCCGAACCGGTCCTCGGCGTCTACAAGGGGCACGTCGGCAGCGGTGAGCTCGACCCGCTGCCGTCGCCGGCCCGGCTGCACGCCGCCCTGCTCTGCGCTGCCGCCCAAGGGGTGCGAGCGGTCGCCGACGGCGACAGTCTCCAGCCGTGCGACACCGACCGGGAGGCGCTGCGCTGGCTGGAGGCCAACCCGCCGGACGGCATCGCCGTGCCGCAGACCCTCCCCAACGGCGGCGGCGCGGCGACGGCGTACCGGCAGGAGGGTTTGATCGTCAAGGAAGGTCGCGGCCCGCTGGCGGAGAAGCTGGTCGGCAAGCCGGCGGTGACCGGTGTCGCGGTGACCGGACGGTACGCGTGGACGTGGGAGCAGCCGCCACCGGAGCCGGTGGCCGCCGCGTTGACCGCGCTCTGCCCCGAGGTGCCCTACCTCGGCACGACCGAGTCGCCGGTACGGCTCGTCGTCGCCGACGCCGAGCCGACGCACCGGCTCGACCCCGACGCGGACCTGTTCACCGGCGACGGCCTCGACCTGGCGGTGGCGACCGCCGGCCGGTCCGACGCCCTCGAAGCCGCGCACCGGGAGACGACGGCCGTGCCGCCGGTGAAATCCGACGCGCACCGCTCCAGCGAGAAGACGGTCGCGCCGCCGACCGTGACCGCCGGCGTCGAACTCGGCCGCTACACCCCGCGAACCTCGCCGCCTCCGCTGACGCCGTGGACGTCGGTGCTGCTGTTCCGCATGCGTGAGCCGGTCCCGCCGCAGCTGCGGGTGCGGTACGCGGTCGCCGTACACCGGGCGTTGATCTCGCTCGTCGGCGACGGCGCGCCCGCGATCCTCACCGGTACCTACGCGGACGACGCGCGACAACCGGTCAACCGCTGCGCGATCCAGTTCGTCGGCCCGAACGCGCCGCACGTCGGCGGCACCGCGATGGCGCTGCTGCTGCCCCGCGACGCCGACGACATCGACCTGACCCTGATCCGGATGGCGGCACACCACCTGCGGCAGGTCAAGGTCGCCGCCGGCCCGTTCACCCTCGACCCGCCGGTCGAGGTCGCGGCCGACGAGTTCTGGCCGGAGCCGGCCGCCGGCACCCAGCGGTGGTGGCAGACCGACCCGGTCGCCGTACCCGACAGTCGGCCGCCACGCGGACACGTCCGGAACTGGACGCTGGCCGACGCCGCCGCGTTGTCGGTCGCGCTGGTCTGGCGCGACGAGTTCGAGTCGGTGCCGGAACGGGGCGAAGCGCGCTATCAGGCGTTGGCGCGGGCGGCAGCCGAGCGCGGGGTCCGGGTCGAATCAGCGGTACGGGTGATGGACGGCGACGTCGGCCGGTACGTCCACAAGGTCCACAGTGACACGATCATCCAGCCGTACCGGGCGGTGCTCAACCTCGGCAACCTGACCGGCCCTCGGACGATCGCCGCCATCGGACAGAGCCGCCACCTCGGCGGCGGCCTACTCGTGCCCCGGGACCTGCCGGAGGCCATCGCCCGCCGGCTGGCCCGGTGA
- a CDS encoding DUF397 domain-containing protein has protein sequence MELTDTPRWRTSRRSNGQGGDCVEVADNLPGRILVRDSKDRSGPTLTFGPAAWRSFVTDVSDVSDVSDGPELRADH, from the coding sequence ATGGAACTGACCGACACCCCCCGCTGGCGCACGTCCCGCCGCAGCAACGGCCAGGGCGGCGACTGCGTCGAGGTCGCCGACAACCTGCCCGGTCGGATCCTGGTCCGCGATTCCAAGGACCGGTCCGGGCCGACGCTGACCTTCGGCCCGGCCGCCTGGCGTTCCTTCGTCACCGACGTGTCCGACGTGTCCGACGTGTCCGACGGGCCCGAGCTGCGCGCCGACCACTGA
- the cas1 gene encoding CRISPR-associated endonuclease Cas1 produces the protein MTTPELLPISLVAHQAFCPRRAWLEAAGESTDTHQVQVGVQAHTPADDPTGSRSRRYRAVDVVSHELGVYGRCDTVELDDDAAMTVVEHKATPVRRRPEVTEPMRIQVALQARALADMGYPVAGQAVYFTNHRVRVDITLSPADVAAAREMVAATARTLDAEQAPPPLEDDRRCSRCSHISVCLPDERPLTPVTRRIVVADPDTQVLHLTTPGSRAYVERGRIEVSKSGEKIGSFPIERVQGLVVHGNVDLSSGLIREVLWRSLSVVWCTSSGRVTGWARAAQGPNGSPRLLQHVASHNGRIDLARQFVTAKIANQATLLRRLGDAPDTVARLRELQRQTLDAPSLADLFGIEGEAAASYFDRFLTMFRPKVVDTEQLSFSVRTRRPARDPINAALNLCYGLLTADALRAVVACGLDPHAGFLHSSGRNKPALALDLVEEFRAVVADSVVITAFNNGEIRARDFSTVLGTTRISANGRKALIAGYERRITSTFRHPIFGYEVTWRRAMEIQARLVLGVIDGTQPRYEGIKIR, from the coding sequence ATGACGACGCCGGAACTGCTCCCGATTAGCCTGGTGGCGCACCAGGCGTTCTGCCCTCGCCGGGCCTGGCTGGAAGCAGCCGGCGAGTCGACCGACACCCACCAGGTGCAGGTCGGCGTCCAAGCCCACACCCCGGCCGACGACCCGACCGGGTCGCGGTCGCGACGCTACCGGGCCGTCGACGTCGTCAGCCACGAGCTCGGCGTGTACGGGCGCTGCGACACCGTCGAACTCGACGACGACGCCGCGATGACCGTCGTCGAACACAAGGCCACCCCGGTGCGCCGAAGGCCGGAAGTCACCGAACCGATGCGGATCCAGGTCGCCCTCCAGGCTCGGGCGCTGGCCGACATGGGCTACCCGGTGGCCGGGCAGGCCGTCTACTTCACCAACCATCGGGTACGGGTCGACATCACCCTGTCGCCGGCGGATGTCGCCGCCGCCCGGGAGATGGTGGCGGCCACCGCGCGTACGCTCGACGCCGAGCAGGCCCCGCCGCCGCTGGAAGACGACCGGCGGTGCTCCCGCTGCTCGCACATCAGCGTCTGCCTGCCCGACGAACGTCCGCTCACGCCGGTGACCCGCCGGATCGTCGTCGCCGACCCGGACACCCAGGTGCTGCACCTGACCACGCCAGGGTCGCGGGCGTACGTCGAGCGTGGCCGGATCGAGGTCAGCAAGAGCGGCGAGAAGATCGGGTCGTTTCCGATCGAACGGGTGCAAGGCTTGGTGGTGCACGGCAACGTCGACCTGTCCAGCGGCCTCATCCGGGAAGTGCTGTGGCGCAGCCTGTCGGTGGTGTGGTGCACCAGCAGCGGCCGGGTCACCGGATGGGCCAGGGCAGCCCAAGGACCCAACGGCAGCCCGCGACTGTTGCAACACGTCGCCTCCCACAACGGGCGCATCGACCTGGCCCGGCAGTTCGTCACCGCGAAGATCGCCAACCAGGCGACGTTGCTGCGCCGGCTCGGCGACGCCCCGGACACGGTGGCCCGCCTGCGTGAGCTGCAACGGCAAACCCTCGACGCGCCGTCGTTGGCTGACCTGTTCGGCATCGAAGGCGAGGCCGCCGCCAGCTACTTCGACCGGTTCCTGACCATGTTCCGGCCGAAGGTCGTCGACACCGAGCAGCTTTCCTTCTCCGTACGGACCCGACGCCCGGCCCGCGACCCGATCAACGCAGCGTTGAACCTCTGCTACGGGCTGCTGACCGCCGACGCCCTCCGGGCGGTCGTCGCCTGCGGGCTCGACCCGCACGCCGGGTTCCTGCACAGCTCCGGCCGCAACAAGCCGGCGCTGGCGCTCGACCTGGTCGAGGAGTTCCGGGCGGTGGTCGCCGACTCGGTCGTCATCACCGCGTTCAACAACGGCGAGATCCGCGCCCGCGACTTCTCCACTGTGCTGGGCACCACCCGGATCAGCGCGAACGGGCGCAAGGCGCTCATCGCCGGCTACGAACGCCGGATCACCAGCACCTTCCGGCATCCGATCTTCGGCTACGAGGTGACCTGGCGACGCGCGATGGAGATCCAGGCGCGCCTGGTGCTCGGCGTGATCGACGGGACGCAGCCCCGGTACGAGGGGATCAAGATCCGATGA